The proteins below are encoded in one region of Acanthochromis polyacanthus isolate Apoly-LR-REF ecotype Palm Island chromosome 4, KAUST_Apoly_ChrSc, whole genome shotgun sequence:
- the tmem44 gene encoding transmembrane protein 44 yields the protein MDTRASITDGQSSQTFLTGLMSFCVESVTTCFSHDADKLCVPVGLTFASALLLLLSCLLIVCQRCKLGGENTAETVLIVYCFLGDLCSTVGAILSRQLHIQILMSAFASAMDALNCILCCFQVVLCWNSKTERRLRMMKRRRRQHLLAVCVLMVVAGGFLRASQPPAFIPLRQRRLLHVSLQGSSWSPLMDNTELLGYILGLLSFAIACSSRFPALRRACRGQMLTRANIFSGLCCSLAGVLYTAAILLYDTHFGFLMRVLPWLLSSISCVGLDLLIVGTYCCKRQSRQQPVSLSSDMERLLGGSGLHTEDNAVMKRHRKQNIRSSAPTRTKNVQKMAEMGHYMDVHVQPPRAMSLKDVTLSKQQVEDGPLNRMVRVIRAGSFCSTDTSYDSSVVSSDLEWDFEAANTQWREPTAKQHQGDEFPLQEWPTNPKPFDACMRSMSEKTPGEGSPVVTSVK from the exons ATGGACACACGTGCATCCATCACGGACGGTCAAAGCTCCCAAACTTTCCTGACTGGTCTGATGTCTTTTTGCGTCGAATCAGTCACCACCTGCTTCTCTCATGACGCAGACAAACTTTGCGTCCCCGTCGGTCTGACTTTTGCCTCCGCGCTGCTCTTGCTGCTGTCATGTCTTCT GATCGTGTGTCAAAGGTGCAAACTTGGAGgagaaaatacagcagaaacCGTCCTGATCGTCTACTGCTTCCTGGGTGACTTGTGCAGCACAGTGGGAGCGATTCTGTCCAGACAGCTGCATATTCAG ATTTTAATGAGCGCTTTTGCTTCTGCTATGGATGCTCTGAATTGTATTTTGTGCTGCTTCCAAGTTGTCCTGTGTTGGAACTCCAAAACAG AAAGGAGGCTGAGGATGATGAAGAGGCGGAGGAGACAGCATCTTCTAGCAGTGTGTGTGCTGATGGTGGTtgctggaggttttctcagGGCCAGTCAGCCTCCAGCGTTCATTCCTCTCCGACAGAGGAGGCTGTTACATGTGTCTCTGCAAGGCTCCAGTTGGAGTCCTTTAATG GACAACACTGAACTCTTGGGTTACATACTCGGCCTGCTGTCCTTTGCCATCGCCTGCAGCTCCAGGTTTCCTGCACTCCGTAGAGCA TGTAGAGGACAGATGTTGACCCGGGCTAACATCTTCTCTGGGCTGTGTTGCTCACTGGCTGGTGTCCTCTACACAGCTGCCATACTCCTCTACGACACTCACTTTGGGTTTCTTATGAGAGTCCTGCCGTGGCTCCTGTCGTCAATCAGTTGTGTTGGCCTGGACCTTCTT ATTGTAGGCACTTATTGTTGTAAGAGACAAAGCAGGCAGCAGCCTGTGAGCCTTTCTTCAGACATGGAGAGACTTTTAGGTGGTTCAGGCCTCCACACTGAGGATAACGCTGtcatgaaaagacacagaaaacagaacattcGTTCCTCTGCACCAACAAGA acaaaaaatgtccagaagATGGCAGAGATGGGTCATTACATGGATGTCCACGTTCAACCTCCGAGAGCA atGTCCCTGAAGGACGTGACCTTGTCAAAGCAGCAGGTGGAGGATGGGCCTCTCAACAGGATGGTGCGAGTGATCAGAGCTGGCAGTTTCTGCTCCACAGATACATCCTATGACtcctcagtggtcagctctgatCTGGAG TGGGATTTTGAGGCAGCAAACACACAGTGGAGGGAACCTACAGCAAAACAACACCAGGGGGATGAGTTTCCCCTGCAGGAGTGGCCAACAAACCCCAAACCCTTCGATGCCTGCATGCGCTCCATGTCTGAGAAAACTCCAGGAGAGGGCAGCCCTGTTGTAACCTCTGTTAAATGA